A window of Flavobacterium flavigenum contains these coding sequences:
- a CDS encoding response regulator transcription factor: MKHILLVEDDFDYASVLKQYLEFSGFKVSWKKNGKEALESLSSVKPDICILDVMMPQMDGFTLAEKIVDQFPDTPFVFLTAKSLKEDKIKGLKLGADDYIVKPFEVEELILRVGNILKRSQKNDEKIVLEQTFEIGTYIFDYQNYLLKHHAIIHRITEKEAQLIIFLHENRNKLIKREEILREIWGNEDFFSGRSMDVFISRLRKYFKEDPAISILSVRGLGFEFKINN, from the coding sequence ATGAAACATATTTTATTAGTAGAAGATGATTTTGATTATGCTTCAGTTTTGAAACAATATCTGGAGTTTTCAGGATTTAAAGTATCCTGGAAAAAGAATGGTAAAGAAGCTTTAGAATCTCTTTCTTCTGTCAAACCGGATATTTGTATTTTGGATGTAATGATGCCGCAAATGGATGGTTTTACTTTAGCCGAAAAGATAGTGGATCAATTTCCGGATACTCCATTTGTTTTTTTAACGGCAAAATCATTGAAGGAGGACAAAATCAAAGGGCTGAAATTGGGTGCAGATGATTATATCGTAAAACCTTTTGAAGTAGAAGAGTTAATTTTAAGAGTAGGTAATATTTTAAAACGTTCTCAAAAAAATGATGAAAAAATTGTTTTAGAACAGACGTTCGAAATTGGCACTTATATTTTTGATTATCAAAATTACTTGTTGAAACATCATGCAATCATACACCGAATTACTGAAAAAGAAGCGCAATTAATCATTTTTTTACATGAGAACCGAAATAAGCTTATAAAAAGGGAAGAGATTTTAAGGGAAATATGGGGCAACGAAGATTTCTTTTCAGGCAGAAGCATGGATGTTTTTATCAGCCGTTTACGGAAATATTTTAAAGAAGATCCTGCTATAAGTATTTTAAGTGTAAGAGGCCTGGGTTTTGAATTTAAGATTAACAATTAA
- a CDS encoding type VI secretion system Vgr family protein produces MGHFSEQVHISIGSFTQNVVYHNLELSQKMADHHHFSFVWQYTGKAIINPADQAKALRKYLGDEVIFTFKSLTGIRLMSKGIITELSSIDLHGSAEGLHVKGISHTIVLDDMKKSRTYQQRGMNDIVLDILAEGPGEFYERDAIKATYLQEFKYLAQYNETNFDFLKRLARRYGQWFYFDGMRMQFGQTKTSKIKLINGSSLHGFKIQTNMASHKIALGGYDYNGAANIRNSSLRTSAGSKDSFSAVVGHNQGTVTQNDLNNGAYTTNAQSSEEIQEMVKLQTAGSDANSVYYSGTSYFPLGLGQVFSIINQTVEHELIVTEVTHISQVHGNYSCNFKAIPADVAAPHFTDVHVFAKAETQPAKVKDNNDPEGLGRVKVQFNWAGGNNSSEWLRMIQPHSGSGKGFYFIPEIDEEVLVGFEGSNAQNPYILGTQYNGSATSGYSDGQNNVKAIHTRSGTKIILNDGEGSILIEDPSGNTWKMDGQGNIDVNAPKNFTLNAGENVNITAGKNVSVSAGENIEIDASKDIVQTAGHDLTQNAAGDIIESGDSKIEIVEKDYTRDIGETADVFSKKVTVHSTDEDMLLKSKAVVQLNSGEKTIS; encoded by the coding sequence ATGGGACATTTTTCAGAACAGGTACATATCAGCATAGGGAGTTTTACCCAAAACGTGGTTTATCATAATTTAGAACTGTCGCAAAAGATGGCAGATCACCATCATTTTTCTTTTGTATGGCAATATACAGGCAAAGCGATCATCAATCCGGCAGATCAGGCAAAGGCATTGCGAAAGTATCTTGGAGACGAAGTTATCTTTACCTTTAAAAGCCTTACCGGAATCCGGTTAATGAGCAAAGGAATCATAACAGAACTATCTTCTATAGATCTTCATGGCAGCGCCGAAGGATTACATGTTAAAGGAATTAGTCATACTATCGTTCTGGATGACATGAAAAAATCAAGAACCTATCAGCAAAGAGGCATGAATGATATCGTGCTGGATATTTTAGCAGAAGGTCCGGGAGAATTCTACGAAAGAGATGCTATAAAAGCCACTTACCTTCAGGAATTCAAATATCTGGCGCAGTACAATGAAACCAATTTTGATTTCTTAAAACGATTGGCCAGACGTTACGGACAATGGTTCTATTTTGACGGAATGCGAATGCAGTTCGGACAAACCAAAACCAGTAAAATAAAACTCATCAACGGATCTTCGCTGCATGGTTTTAAAATCCAGACCAACATGGCTTCCCATAAAATTGCTTTGGGAGGGTATGATTACAATGGTGCTGCCAATATCCGTAACTCCTCATTGAGAACTTCAGCAGGAAGCAAAGACAGCTTCTCTGCTGTTGTAGGACATAATCAGGGAACCGTTACCCAAAACGACCTTAATAACGGAGCTTACACCACCAATGCCCAAAGCAGCGAAGAAATCCAGGAAATGGTCAAACTGCAGACAGCAGGCAGCGATGCCAATAGTGTTTATTACAGCGGAACCTCTTATTTTCCGTTAGGTCTTGGACAGGTTTTCAGCATCATAAACCAAACTGTAGAACATGAACTGATCGTGACAGAAGTAACACACATCTCTCAGGTCCACGGAAATTACTCCTGTAATTTCAAGGCCATTCCGGCAGATGTTGCAGCACCACATTTTACAGATGTACATGTATTTGCGAAAGCCGAAACACAGCCCGCGAAAGTAAAAGACAACAACGATCCGGAAGGATTAGGACGTGTAAAAGTACAGTTCAATTGGGCAGGCGGAAACAATTCAAGCGAATGGCTTCGTATGATACAGCCACACTCAGGTTCAGGAAAAGGTTTTTATTTTATTCCGGAAATCGATGAAGAGGTTTTGGTAGGCTTTGAAGGAAGCAATGCACAGAATCCGTATATTTTGGGAACACAATACAATGGAAGCGCTACCAGCGGTTATTCAGACGGTCAGAATAATGTAAAAGCGATTCATACACGTTCAGGTACTAAAATTATTTTGAACGACGGAGAGGGAAGTATTCTGATTGAAGACCCGAGCGGCAATACCTGGAAAATGGATGGTCAGGGAAATATTGATGTGAATGCGCCAAAGAATTTTACTTTGAATGCCGGGGAGAATGTAAATATTACTGCTGGTAAAAATGTTTCTGTTAGTGCAGGTGAGAATATTGAAATTGATGCCAGTAAAGATATAGTTCAAACGGCAGGTCATGATCTTACACAAAATGCAGCTGGAGATATAATAGAAAGCGGAGACAGTAAGATAGAAATAGTAGAGAAAGATTATACAAGAGATATTGGAGAGACCGCCGATGTGTTTTCTAAAAAAGTCACAGTTCACAGTACAGATGAAGATATGCTTTTAAAAAGTAAAGCTGTAGTACAATTGAATAGTGGCGAAAAAACAATTAGTTAA
- the bioB gene encoding biotin synthase BioB — MSITKHNWTKDEIIAIYNKPMMDLLYEAATIHRQKHDPNVVQVSTLLSIKTGGCPEDCGYCPQAARYNTGVEGNDLMSVSQVKAQALRAKSSGSSRVCMGAAWRNVKDGEEFDQVLEMVRTINKLDMEVCCTLGMITENQAQRLAEAGLYAYNHNLDTSEDYYKDVISTRAFEDRLETIENVRKTNVTVCSGGIIGMGESIEDRAGMLVALSTLNPQPESVPINALVAVEGTPMEDEKPVEIWEMIRMVATTRIVMPETQVRLSAGRTNMSREGQAMCFFAGANSIFAGDKLLTTPNPDVNEDMKMFEMLGLNPQKPFTKVSQPKTVEAADSQFAPLGEKPKWSRPGHTIERNVEASGKLKV; from the coding sequence ATGAGCATTACAAAACACAACTGGACAAAAGACGAAATAATCGCCATATATAACAAACCTATGATGGACCTGCTGTATGAAGCAGCAACGATTCACAGACAAAAACACGATCCGAACGTAGTTCAGGTTTCTACATTATTATCTATTAAAACCGGAGGCTGTCCGGAAGATTGCGGGTATTGCCCACAAGCTGCACGTTATAACACAGGAGTTGAGGGAAATGATTTGATGAGCGTAAGCCAGGTAAAAGCTCAGGCCTTACGTGCCAAATCGAGCGGATCATCCCGTGTTTGTATGGGAGCTGCCTGGAGAAACGTAAAAGACGGTGAAGAATTCGATCAGGTTTTAGAAATGGTTCGTACCATCAATAAACTCGATATGGAAGTTTGCTGTACTTTGGGTATGATTACCGAAAATCAGGCACAGCGTCTGGCAGAAGCAGGATTATATGCTTACAATCACAACTTAGATACTTCTGAAGATTATTATAAAGATGTTATTTCAACACGTGCTTTTGAAGACCGTTTAGAAACCATTGAAAATGTTCGTAAAACTAACGTTACAGTTTGCAGCGGCGGAATTATCGGAATGGGGGAAAGTATAGAAGACAGAGCCGGAATGCTGGTTGCGCTTTCTACTTTAAACCCACAGCCGGAATCAGTACCAATTAATGCTTTGGTTGCCGTTGAAGGAACTCCGATGGAAGATGAAAAACCGGTTGAAATCTGGGAGATGATTCGTATGGTAGCCACTACCAGAATCGTAATGCCTGAAACCCAGGTACGTTTGTCTGCAGGAAGAACTAATATGAGCCGCGAAGGACAGGCAATGTGCTTTTTTGCAGGAGCTAATTCTATTTTTGCAGGAGACAAATTACTTACAACTCCTAATCCGGATGTAAACGAAGACATGAAAATGTTTGAAATGCTGGGATTGAATCCGCAAAAACCTTTTACAAAAGTATCACAACCTAAAACAGTTGAAGCTGCTGATTCGCAATTTGCTCCTTTAGGCGAAAAACCAAAATGGTCAAGACCTGGACACACTATTGAAAGAAATGTTGAAGCTTCGGGAAAACTAAAAGTTTAA
- a CDS encoding bifunctional riboflavin kinase/FAD synthetase, whose product MKLFHSINDFHSAKKTILTLGTFDGVHIGHKKILERITQNTENGQYESLVLTFFPHPRMVLQEKSEIKLLNTIQEKSKLLEATGIENLVIHPFNESFSRLTAEEFVRSILVDQFHIHKIIIGHDHRFGRNRTANIDNLIAFGAEYGFEVEQISAQEIQDVSVSSTKIRKALQEGSMALANEYLGYTYFLTGDVVKGKQLGRTIGFPTANIQIEEDYKLIPKTGVYVVKTLINQKEIFGMMNIGFNPTVNGQKQTIEVNLFDFEADIYGEKLEISLLKYLREEQKFGSVDLLKEQLNLDKQTALEFISKTKKL is encoded by the coding sequence TTGAAGCTCTTTCATTCTATTAACGATTTCCACTCGGCCAAGAAAACGATTTTAACTCTTGGCACTTTTGATGGCGTACATATTGGTCATAAAAAAATTCTGGAAAGAATTACTCAAAACACTGAAAACGGACAATATGAAAGTCTTGTTCTTACCTTTTTTCCACATCCCAGAATGGTCCTTCAGGAAAAATCAGAAATAAAACTTTTAAATACGATTCAGGAAAAATCTAAACTTCTGGAAGCAACCGGAATTGAAAACCTTGTTATTCATCCATTTAATGAAAGTTTTTCAAGATTAACTGCCGAAGAATTTGTGCGCTCCATTTTAGTAGATCAGTTTCATATCCATAAAATAATTATTGGCCACGACCATCGTTTTGGGAGAAACAGAACAGCCAATATTGATAATTTAATCGCTTTTGGAGCTGAATATGGTTTTGAAGTGGAACAAATTTCGGCTCAGGAAATTCAGGATGTTTCAGTAAGTTCTACCAAAATCAGGAAAGCATTGCAGGAAGGAAGTATGGCTTTAGCCAATGAATATCTGGGTTATACTTATTTTCTAACTGGTGATGTCGTAAAAGGAAAGCAGCTTGGAAGAACAATTGGTTTCCCAACAGCAAACATTCAAATTGAAGAAGATTACAAGTTAATTCCAAAAACCGGTGTTTATGTGGTTAAAACCTTAATCAATCAAAAAGAAATTTTCGGAATGATGAATATCGGTTTCAATCCCACTGTAAATGGGCAAAAGCAGACCATCGAAGTAAATCTTTTTGACTTCGAAGCTGACATTTATGGAGAAAAACTTGAAATTTCGTTATTAAAATACCTTCGCGAAGAACAAAAATTTGGATCGGTTGATTTGTTGAAAGAACAGTTAAATCTGGACAAACAAACGGCATTAGAATTCATAAGCAAAACTAAAAAACTCTAA
- a CDS encoding reprolysin-like metallopeptidase, whose product MKKQLLILLSIFFCITVHAQTNVLWEKVNSVSAKKTGNVLNQEKLYYKLNENLLIQKIADSGKTAKSAFSEITVPNAEGVLERFMVWESSNFDPELQAKYPEIRAYSGTGLDDKTAKIHFSVAPIGVQTMVLRSDNSSEFIEQNPENKSQYVLFTSKNKNTSKSLICKTKGETNKTASNKTAKTASNTKTLKTLRLALSCTGEYASFFGGTKAGALAGMNATMTRVNAVFNKDLAVQLTIIPNNLDIIYTNAATDPYSNAPQGANGAWNLEVQQTLTTVIGNSGYDIGHLFGRSGGGGDAGCIGCVCDNPVSTSDDQAKGSAYTSPSDGIPEGNTFDIDFVAHEMGHQLGGTHTFSHEIEGTGTNVEPGSGSTIMGYAGVTNDYDIQNISDDYFAYTSILQIQDNLATKSCPVSSPINNNPPVVSAGSDYTIPFNTPFILTGTGSDPDGDTVTYCWEQNDSSTTTSGSNSIAYPAKPDGPLFRSLPPNNSPVRYMPSLNTVLQNRLTTTWESVSSVARTLHFSLTGRDNAALTIPQTNTDNMIVTVNTTVGPFAVTSQNTNDIGWQKGSFQTINWDVKNTNTLSGSNNVNIKLSIDGGLTFPVILEANTPNDGSQTITVPSDITATNCRLLIEPVGNIYYALNASPFAIGYTSATTCDSYSFGSSFTIPFGSSFTTKTVNVPASTGIVSDVKVAVNVTHERFSDLEIQIVSPLGTVVKLFDKNCGSTNATLTLNYDDSGTELDCSNTTSQMVVPAEFLNAFKGQNPQGTWKFEVRDAVSGRFGTINSASVTICSQTFTLDDSEFENVDFALYPNPNNGNFTVQFECDPTKDVEVLVHDILGQNVYDENFGKGAYFNQNIQLKKASAGLYLVTILNGSKKIVKKILIN is encoded by the coding sequence ATGAAAAAACAGCTACTAATTCTGCTTTCTATCTTTTTCTGTATTACAGTTCACGCGCAAACCAATGTTCTTTGGGAGAAAGTGAATTCGGTTTCGGCAAAAAAAACAGGAAACGTTCTTAATCAGGAAAAGCTATATTATAAACTGAATGAAAATCTTTTAATTCAGAAAATTGCAGATTCAGGCAAAACGGCAAAAAGTGCCTTTTCTGAAATCACGGTTCCAAATGCTGAGGGTGTTTTAGAGCGGTTTATGGTTTGGGAATCTTCCAATTTTGATCCGGAATTGCAGGCTAAATATCCTGAAATAAGAGCTTATTCAGGTACGGGATTAGACGATAAAACAGCAAAAATTCATTTCAGTGTAGCTCCAATAGGGGTTCAGACCATGGTACTTCGCTCAGACAATTCATCTGAATTTATTGAGCAAAATCCAGAGAATAAGTCACAATATGTATTGTTTACATCTAAAAATAAAAATACTTCAAAATCGCTGATTTGTAAAACAAAAGGGGAAACTAATAAAACAGCTTCTAATAAAACAGCAAAAACAGCTTCTAATACTAAAACCTTAAAAACACTTCGGCTTGCCTTATCATGTACAGGTGAGTACGCTTCATTTTTTGGAGGTACAAAAGCAGGCGCATTAGCCGGAATGAATGCCACTATGACAAGAGTAAATGCGGTTTTTAATAAAGATTTAGCTGTACAATTAACTATAATACCAAATAATTTAGACATTATCTACACCAATGCGGCGACAGATCCTTATTCTAATGCACCGCAGGGTGCAAATGGTGCCTGGAACTTAGAAGTTCAGCAAACATTAACTACGGTTATTGGCAACAGTGGGTATGATATTGGGCATTTATTTGGCCGTTCAGGAGGCGGAGGCGATGCGGGTTGTATAGGCTGTGTATGTGATAATCCTGTTTCTACGTCAGATGACCAGGCAAAAGGTAGTGCTTATACCTCTCCTTCAGATGGAATTCCTGAAGGTAATACATTTGATATCGATTTTGTAGCACATGAAATGGGACATCAGTTAGGAGGTACCCATACTTTTTCTCATGAAATTGAAGGCACAGGAACAAATGTAGAACCGGGTAGCGGTTCTACTATTATGGGATATGCAGGTGTAACAAATGATTATGATATTCAAAATATTTCGGATGATTACTTTGCCTATACAAGTATTTTACAAATCCAGGATAATCTTGCTACTAAATCATGTCCGGTTAGTTCGCCAATCAATAATAATCCACCGGTCGTAAGTGCAGGTTCCGATTATACCATTCCGTTTAACACCCCATTTATTTTAACGGGAACAGGCTCTGATCCTGATGGCGATACTGTTACTTATTGCTGGGAGCAAAATGATAGTTCGACCACTACATCCGGAAGTAATAGTATTGCTTATCCGGCTAAACCAGACGGACCATTATTTCGATCTCTTCCGCCAAACAATTCCCCTGTCAGGTATATGCCAAGCTTAAATACAGTACTTCAAAATAGGCTAACCACAACCTGGGAATCAGTTTCGTCAGTCGCAAGAACTTTGCATTTTTCACTTACAGGAAGAGATAATGCAGCCTTAACAATACCTCAGACTAATACTGATAACATGATTGTTACCGTAAATACTACGGTTGGCCCGTTTGCAGTAACTTCACAAAACACCAATGATATAGGGTGGCAAAAAGGTTCTTTTCAGACCATAAACTGGGATGTAAAGAATACGAATACATTGTCCGGTTCCAACAATGTAAATATTAAATTGTCTATAGATGGAGGTTTGACTTTTCCTGTCATTCTTGAAGCAAATACACCAAACGATGGCTCACAGACCATAACAGTACCTTCTGATATTACCGCTACAAATTGCAGGCTGCTAATTGAGCCAGTCGGTAACATTTATTATGCCTTAAATGCTAGTCCTTTTGCTATAGGTTATACATCAGCAACGACTTGCGATTCTTATAGTTTCGGAAGTTCTTTTACTATACCGTTTGGATCTTCCTTTACTACAAAAACAGTAAATGTGCCTGCTTCCACAGGAATAGTTTCTGATGTAAAAGTCGCAGTAAATGTAACACACGAAAGGTTTTCAGATTTAGAAATTCAAATAGTAAGTCCACTTGGAACAGTCGTAAAATTGTTTGATAAAAATTGTGGCAGCACTAATGCTACTTTAACACTGAATTACGATGATTCAGGGACCGAATTAGATTGTTCTAATACAACGAGTCAGATGGTTGTGCCGGCAGAATTTTTAAATGCATTTAAAGGGCAAAATCCTCAGGGGACATGGAAATTTGAGGTTCGTGATGCTGTTTCGGGACGTTTCGGAACTATAAATTCGGCATCTGTAACTATTTGCAGTCAGACATTTACTCTGGATGATTCTGAATTCGAAAACGTGGATTTTGCATTATATCCAAATCCAAATAATGGTAATTTTACTGTTCAGTTTGAATGTGACCCTACTAAAGATGTAGAAGTATTAGTACATGATATCCTTGGCCAAAATGTATATGATGAAAATTTTGGTAAAGGAGCTTATTTTAATCAAAACATTCAGTTAAAAAAAGCATCTGCCGGATTATATTTAGTAACCATCCTTAATGGCAGTAAAAAGATTGTCAAAAAGATACTGATAAACTAA
- a CDS encoding sensor histidine kinase has protein sequence MQNKRKIAYLIGACIFTVIALAAIQGYFIYNTYKLTEREVNTKIRKQITELEDHPEFDAIKDSWMEQTGKLSEEYVYKKIAKKEYLKLIQKNQDSLSDAMKRYMEKFKKPEDFEIGYSDYLTSLVIVNNNKTDSVYNGKLLIFDNKVKSTNEISSSTGKWQNTNESDNPGSVKKKYTLMLKTEQYYSFASWQKTILGQMAGLLLFSLVLMFFVVYLYYLSIKNLINQKRIADIKTDFVNNITHEFQTPLATMDIAIKTLQRKQDQMSNEEYKTTLSLLERQNSRLQKLFQQVANVSVNPVSDVSSSIEISCTEIKEIIEDFRLSQPDILITCQQNQETITLKIDRFHLNTILINLLDNAVKYGATEINIEMKSMDNNFLLSIKDNGKGISSKEHLAVFDKFYRVEKGNLHNTKGLGLGLFYVKQLVEAYRGNVKVISEENRGALFLISIPL, from the coding sequence ATGCAAAACAAAAGGAAAATTGCGTATTTAATCGGAGCATGTATTTTTACTGTAATAGCATTGGCGGCTATTCAGGGCTATTTTATATACAATACTTATAAATTGACCGAAAGGGAAGTAAATACAAAAATCAGAAAGCAAATAACCGAGCTGGAAGACCATCCTGAATTTGATGCCATAAAAGATAGCTGGATGGAGCAAACCGGCAAATTATCTGAAGAATATGTGTATAAAAAAATAGCAAAAAAAGAATATCTAAAACTTATTCAGAAAAATCAGGATTCCCTTTCTGATGCTATGAAGAGGTATATGGAAAAGTTTAAAAAACCAGAAGATTTTGAAATTGGTTACAGCGATTATTTAACGTCTCTTGTAATTGTAAACAATAATAAAACGGATTCTGTTTATAATGGTAAACTGTTGATTTTTGATAATAAAGTAAAAAGTACTAATGAGATTTCTTCTTCTACCGGAAAGTGGCAAAATACGAATGAATCAGATAATCCAGGTTCTGTAAAGAAAAAATATACACTCATGTTGAAAACAGAACAATATTACAGTTTTGCCAGCTGGCAAAAAACGATTCTGGGTCAAATGGCCGGATTGTTATTATTTTCTTTAGTGTTAATGTTTTTTGTCGTGTACCTGTATTATCTCTCTATTAAAAACTTAATTAACCAAAAACGGATTGCTGATATAAAAACAGATTTTGTAAACAACATTACACATGAATTTCAGACACCTTTGGCCACAATGGATATTGCAATCAAAACATTGCAGCGAAAGCAGGATCAAATGTCGAATGAAGAATATAAAACGACTTTATCTTTATTGGAAAGACAGAACAGCAGGCTTCAGAAACTGTTTCAGCAGGTTGCGAATGTTTCAGTTAATCCAGTATCTGATGTAAGTTCTTCCATCGAAATAAGTTGTACTGAAATTAAAGAAATAATAGAGGATTTCAGACTTTCTCAACCTGATATTCTCATTACATGCCAGCAGAATCAGGAAACCATCACGCTAAAAATAGACCGTTTTCATCTCAATACAATTTTGATTAATCTTTTGGATAATGCCGTAAAATATGGTGCTACAGAAATAAATATTGAAATGAAAAGTATGGATAATAATTTTTTACTCAGTATAAAAGATAATGGAAAAGGGATTTCTTCGAAAGAACACTTAGCCGTTTTTGATAAGTTTTACAGAGTAGAAAAAGGAAATCTTCACAATACAAAAGGTCTTGGTTTGGGATTGTTTTATGTAAAACAATTAGTGGAAGCATATCGTGGAAATGTAAAAGTAATAAGTGAAGAAAATAGAGGTGCTTTGTTTTTAATATCAATTCCGTTATAA
- a CDS encoding outer membrane beta-barrel family protein, whose product MKHYLFIFLLFPFIGTGQHKISGTILDAKNNPVEFTSVSLLKHQDSVFYKSTQTNEKGFFEIADAEKEKYILKISSYGHSEKYLHIDVQSDLQLSPILLEQNAELLNDVTITTSKPILKRKIDRIEFTVENSSLSTNNAWEILGKTPGVTTMSSGNMTVRGSNSILVTINDKKVYLTGDELKQFLENTNGEDVKLIEVITNPPAKYEAQGAIVLNIRLKKNVKLGYKGTVSGSYTQSIYAKGNISTSHIYKGEKLSLSGRYTLGTGTYVREGEDFIHYLDNSGETNSIWESTLRRKNKSASQNSFRVDSEYEIDNSNTISFGVTGSINPNVHGFYNVPTSIYDRNRNLDSLYVTQNNRKKTSRNNDYNFSYDHKFKEKEKLSFSSDYTHYYYNENQDIFSSFSLPNSPPYRQTRFVSDNTQKIQLFSAQSDYANEDNGIEMGMKFGKVKADSQLIFKDEINGELIENTNRTNQFLYDETIFAGYTSYSKEIEKWTLKAGLRGEYTRLKGNSVTVTEINQQKYFKLFPTFYALYKANENHQIGFSYGKRISRPQYSWLNPFRSYYNSYSYFVGDPKLQPTIIHNLNLTYTLNDKYNFDLYYRHEKNPSMEISYQDYETTTVVYHLTNIEKNTALGLEFNANLVFFDWWESGIQAGINYTQDTFLGVDEKLYQNKRLQYNGSTNNRFTFNKKKDFTAEANFYYNSKSVQGTFTISQFTSLDFAFRKKIFDNKWEFFAIFSDVYRGEKQTVTTKYANQYNYFTDYSDTQSFKIGFKYNFGNQKLSEKNRTQTEEQKRI is encoded by the coding sequence ATGAAACACTATCTTTTTATATTCTTACTCTTTCCTTTTATCGGAACTGGACAGCACAAGATTTCAGGAACTATTCTGGACGCTAAGAATAATCCCGTAGAATTTACCTCTGTTTCGTTATTAAAACACCAGGATTCAGTATTTTACAAAAGCACTCAAACTAACGAAAAAGGCTTTTTTGAAATAGCAGACGCTGAAAAAGAAAAATACATTTTGAAAATCAGTTCTTATGGACATTCTGAAAAATACCTCCATATTGATGTACAGTCAGATCTCCAACTCTCTCCAATTCTACTGGAACAAAATGCAGAACTACTAAATGATGTTACCATTACGACATCAAAACCAATCTTAAAAAGAAAAATTGACCGAATAGAGTTTACTGTAGAAAACTCTTCACTTTCTACTAATAATGCCTGGGAAATCCTGGGCAAAACACCTGGTGTGACTACAATGAGCAGCGGCAATATGACTGTTCGCGGAAGCAATAGTATTTTGGTCACTATTAATGACAAAAAAGTCTATTTAACAGGTGATGAATTAAAACAGTTTTTAGAAAACACAAACGGTGAAGATGTAAAATTAATTGAGGTCATTACAAATCCACCCGCTAAATATGAAGCTCAGGGAGCAATCGTATTAAATATCAGGTTGAAAAAAAATGTAAAATTAGGTTATAAAGGAACGGTAAGCGGTTCTTACACACAATCTATTTATGCAAAAGGAAATATTTCTACAAGCCATATTTACAAAGGAGAAAAACTATCACTATCCGGACGTTATACCCTTGGTACTGGTACGTATGTGAGAGAAGGAGAAGATTTCATTCATTATTTGGATAATTCAGGCGAAACGAACTCGATTTGGGAAAGCACCCTGAGAAGAAAAAACAAATCGGCATCGCAAAATTCATTTCGAGTGGATTCAGAATATGAAATAGATAATTCAAATACAATCTCTTTTGGCGTAACTGGTTCTATCAATCCAAATGTTCATGGGTTTTATAATGTGCCCACTTCTATTTATGACCGTAACAGAAATCTGGATTCGCTTTATGTGACTCAAAACAACAGAAAAAAAACTTCCCGAAATAATGATTACAATTTTTCTTATGATCATAAATTTAAGGAGAAAGAGAAACTTTCTTTTTCTTCAGATTATACGCATTACTATTACAATGAAAATCAGGATATTTTCTCTTCATTTTCATTACCCAATAGTCCTCCTTACCGACAAACGCGATTTGTAAGCGACAACACGCAAAAAATTCAGCTTTTTTCAGCACAATCCGATTATGCAAATGAAGACAATGGAATCGAGATGGGAATGAAATTTGGAAAAGTAAAAGCAGACAGTCAGCTTATTTTTAAAGATGAAATTAATGGCGAATTAATTGAAAACACAAACAGAACTAACCAGTTTTTATATGATGAAACCATTTTTGCAGGTTATACAAGCTATAGCAAGGAAATAGAAAAATGGACGCTGAAAGCCGGATTAAGAGGAGAGTACACCCGGCTAAAAGGCAATTCGGTTACGGTAACTGAAATAAACCAGCAAAAATATTTTAAACTTTTCCCCACTTTTTATGCGCTTTACAAAGCCAATGAAAACCATCAAATTGGATTTTCATACGGAAAACGGATTAGCAGACCTCAATACAGCTGGCTTAACCCATTCAGGTCTTACTACAATTCCTATTCATATTTTGTTGGAGATCCAAAGCTTCAGCCTACCATCATTCACAACCTCAATCTGACTTATACTTTAAACGACAAATACAACTTTGATTTGTACTACCGACATGAAAAAAATCCTTCAATGGAAATCTCGTATCAGGACTACGAAACGACAACAGTTGTCTATCATCTTACGAATATCGAAAAAAATACTGCATTAGGATTAGAATTCAATGCCAATTTAGTTTTCTTTGACTGGTGGGAATCCGGAATTCAGGCCGGTATCAATTATACTCAGGATACCTTTTTGGGAGTTGATGAAAAATTATATCAAAACAAACGTTTGCAGTATAATGGAAGCACCAATAACCGATTTACGTTCAACAAGAAAAAAGATTTTACCGCCGAAGCCAATTTTTATTACAACTCAAAATCTGTTCAGGGCACTTTTACTATTAGTCAGTTTACCAGTTTAGATTTTGCATTTCGAAAAAAGATATTTGATAACAAATGGGAATTTTTTGCCATCTTTTCAGATGTTTATCGCGGAGAAAAACAAACGGTTACCACTAAATATGCAAATCAGTATAATTATTTTACAGATTATAGCGATACCCAGAGTTTTAAGATTGGCTTTAAATATAATTTTGGGAATCAAAAATTGAGTGAAAAAAACAGAACACAAACTGAAGAACAGAAAAGAATTTAA